In the Primulina tabacum isolate GXHZ01 chromosome 15, ASM2559414v2, whole genome shotgun sequence genome, ATATATTGCAGCCTACAATATGTAAAAAGTCCACTCCTTATTTATCTCAAAAGAGATGCAAGTTTTGTCTAGAATATTAATATCATTTGTTTAATacgaattaaaatttttaaatcccaatgcaatgtttttttttttttgagaaaaaaattaaattttattttttgaaacagattaaataaataacccattctaattaaaaaaaagaagcaaAAGAATTGGAGAGTCGGCCCTTGAAATTACCCATTTTCTAgaaagtttaaaattctaaattattttatttgatatagTTTTTAGGTTGTATGTTAGAATTCGAATAAATTTGTTTCGTTTGTATCTATATacagagtaggtatcttgtaagacggtctcattaatctatctgtgagacgggtcaaccctaccgatattcacaataaaaagtaatatttttagcataaaaagtaataatttttcatgaatgacccaaataagcgATCCGTCTaaaaaaatacgacccgtgagaccgtctcacacaagtttttgtcatatatatatatataagaataaacTCTAGGAAGTAGTCATCCTTTCTTGCTCGGACTGAGCCACTTTTATTAAAAAGAATTGAATTTTCATCCTGAAAAATATTCATAGAGTATGATACCATGTCATTAGCTCATGTCATATTACTATAATTTAGAGAAACGTTATTTTCATTATAAAATTACACCTTATTAGTCaggaaaaattacaatttttgttgtagtgtttTGCGATTTTGGCCATTTATGATATCAATTTTATTCTTAATCTTGTATGtatcttttgaattttgataatttaatttattcatttttattgGGAGTGTTGACGTAATACTCCACATGTGAGCTCCGTATCAACGTCGCACGGATGCACATCAACGACATGtctgaaaaaaaagaaaatttgtcAAGAAAAAGATAACATATTAAGACTCTAATTTGATAAGATAAAAgacgaaaattgcaataaaacaaacatacaagacaacaaaaaatacaattttccgTCTCCGAACGCTTGACATCTAATATGGAGAATGTGAAAGTATTTACTATTAATATAGAGTTGCACGAACATTGGACAGAGGAagcatgttattttattttattttattttaatttgttttttggTTTGAGTAAAAGCATGTGATAATTTTGATTTATAGGAATGTGTATTGGCTGTCACATGTGATTATAACAATACTATTGAAGGTTAAAGTTGTCTCCCTTTGAAAATTGTTGTAATAATTAGTTacgaatttattattattattattattattattattattattattattatttaaagaaTTAGTTGGGGGAGTACACTACAATTTAATGAGCTGAAAATCAACACAATTCATGCATGCATCTTCACAAATCACAATCACAAGAGATAAATATTCAATTCCTCACAAATGGAATTCTAAttcaaacatatattttattttgtatatccaaatattgataataaaattattttaaaattttctttaaaatatgtatatatatttttattgcatCAACTATAAAGGACAAGAAgatctttatttttctttctcttttttatAGACAATATGATCTTTCCCTTGTTAAATATATATAGGGAACATGGGGGCTCcttaaaaaagacaaaaaaaaaaaaaaatttcaagaaatattgaaataaattgctcaaatatttcattattaaTTTGTAGACAAGAAATAATGGTAAATCTTTAAACAAAATGAAATTCAACTGCCACgattttttctttcatctcttttaatttttttcccctTTTCCAAGCTTAAGTCCCACTAAAATATTCAATCAAAGCTACAaatgaagagaaaaagaaaacaataaaggGAAACATCTCTTCATGAATTCTCTTTGACTTAGGATCAGAGAACCAAAAGTGCTGATATTCAATGTTCTTTGGAATCACCATCGCTTCCCTTCAAACCACCTGCAAGAATTTGAGACCAAAACGTAAATAAATGTAAGAGAAGACAAGATTTTAAGACACTTGTATATATTTAACAtccaaataatttaataaatttaaggttaggttaaaatatatatttgaagaATCTTATATGAAACAAACGTAACTGGTCTTGGTAAAGCTGATTTCCAGAAACTGGAGACTGGAAAAAATCAAAAGTCTCGTGGTAATTAGGAGCTCTTCCCTGAAAAATAGTGAATAGTAAATCACTGATTAGCAACAATAAAAacccataaaataaaataaatttattttttgaaaataaaaagaaaatgaatgtataagaataatatatatcATACTTCAAAATGAGTCGTGGAGTATCCTTGTGAATATTCCAACTCATTCTCCATTGAAGCCTGCCTCGATCTTGTGTGAGTTAATCTTTCCTGTAAATTCACATTTATGTCAAACATTAAGTAAACCATTCACTACAAAGAATTAGCAACATAAAGGAGAACAAGAATCAAGAATCAAGAATACAAACTTACGGTGGAGAAGCCAAAGAAAGGAGAACTGGCAGTGTCATCAAGCAAATTAGAAGAAGACTGATCTTTATTAATATCCTTGATTCGACGTCGATTTTCTTCTGTTTTCTGTCTCTTGAGATTCTTTCCAGACAATGCAGATTCATTAATATTCTCATAAGGATAAAAACATCCTCCATTGTTGTCTTTTCCAGTTGAACCATAGCTATCTTCTTCATTCAAGTGTGGAGGTCCAGACGAAGCGTCGGAGACCATGGATaaatcttcatcttcttctacCTCATGGTAAACACGATTTCTTCCTGCGCCGAAGAAATCGTGTTCTTGGTTGCTGAGAGCCTGTGGAGAGGCTGACGAGTGCCCGAGGTAAAGCGTCCAGCCTGACTCACACCCACTACTGCTGCTGATTTCTTGATTATCTTCAAACGGGCAAATGTAATCCATTCTTGCGAGTTTGATTCTTGAATTTGCGTgccttttatatatatatatatatatatatatatagtatacgTGTGGGGATGGGGTAGGGTGAGGGGCAAAAGACGAAAGAGAATGAGAATGAAATCTTACAAGGGTTTTGTCTCCGAGTTAGACTATTGAGCGTCTCACGAATGCCAGTTGGATTTGTAATTTGTAGCGTGAAATATGGATGGTGGATGTGCTCTATttatatatgaaaattttgagggttttattttattttaatatatattattagcATGTAGGGTGTGTGTATATTAAAGTATAAAAGATAGAAGATTTATGTTCAAGATTTCGTGTCATTTATTTGTTTCTTACAGAAACAATTAAGAGTATACCGAGGGGAATTTGTGAAAAAATCGATGAATTTAATGTTGGATCATTTTTATTTACCTAgatttatatgtgaataattatttgttgtgagttgtctattaagttaagtcCAAAATAAAACGATCAGTTAAAGTTTTGGTTATTGGACTTTAATATATGTATCTAATATGCAGTGAGATTTTAATGTATAGAGACATGAGTgtgatttttgtttttatgatgggttaaaacagaaatatcagaagatcaTGATAGAAATATATGAATCATGGTTCCTAGATCGTACGACATCACGTTCCATATTCTATTCTccattaagaaaaaaaattcaaaagagaAAGCTAAATGATTCTCTCAAGGAAAAGAGCGAGTAGATCTGtaagatcaagacacgttctaaagaATTTATGATTATGACTTCAGAAATGCTTCTACTTAAATTTTagtcaaattcttaatgatttagCGCGATGGATTCTGTGATCAACACCCGAAAGTCGAAAAAAAATCCATGTTGCATGcatgtgtgttttttttaaaagaaaatataacCTCATAATGTTCACCTTGGTCTCTTAATTATATGTTTGAGAAAATAGGTGGAATACGTGTGTCTTGAATTATTAGAAATTAACAATGAAATTCACTTACAAATTATTggttaaaataaaattgttgaTTTCGTGCCTTTTCGATAAAATTGATTGTAGAAAAAGGGGATGtatcttgatatatatatatatatatatatatatatatatatataggaggAGTGAGGGGGTTCACATGCAAGACAGCGAGGCTAATAACAAAAGGGGGTCACACCTCCCcatctcctcctcctcctcctcactGTTTGGACAACTATAcctttaattattttctttttctttttttaaatcgacacctatatataatttttgaaaaaaaaaaatatttgaatggtAATATTACACTATATTATATAGGGAAAAAAAACTCATACTAACataaattcatatattattttcGTTTGACTCTATATGCACTGCTCGTTATAAGTTGGAGGTTGCAGAAGAAAAAAATGACGTCATTACTagaattttatgttattttagaaCGCTCATATTTGCTTTATGTTTAcaccaaaaataaattattaatcaaGAAATGGTGAATGAAAGTCCAACAAGTTTGAAAATATTGGAAAATTGTGGGAAATAAGTGCAGGGAGTTGGAAACCGTGGACTGAACAGAAAGAAGGGATCGTCAGAAGGTGATAGGAAGAAGAGATCTCTCATACAAATTCTATTTTAGCAAACTCCATGCAGAATTTTCATTGTCTTAGTCGAGCGTTTTCATACCAGAGTTCAATAGTTCAAGTCATTTTTTCTTTCAGATTTCAACAACGTTCTTTTGATTATATTTCAATGTTTTGTAAATTCCTAAATTTCGttgaaaatataaatcatgtcaTGAGTTTATCTCTCATTAATTTTCAGTAATTTTTCTTTACTTTTCTTCGTTTATTGCGTTATATTTGCTTAGGAGATTAGATCGAACGATCAAGTTAGAAATTCCTTCTCATTTGAATATTCAAGTtagatattttatcattttcacaTAAATTGTTGCATTATTGTGTTTGGTACGCCCACATCATCACAAATATTGTGtaaacactttcaaaattttcaaaagaaaataatattttgttttgcaagttgtatatttttcattattggTCATATTATATGTCAATTAAGGGAGTGTTTGGTTGGCAGGATTAGGgggtattattttttttatcctgCCTAGTCAGCTGTTTGGTACgcgtgattatttaaccaagtcaatccctcctatgaatgattaggttatattaggtaggttaaaataatacctcctcaccccctaggattatttatccaactcttaatacctcatatttttccaattttacccctctattatattcaaactcaccaccacttcccgcCACCGACCGCCGCCACCGCCACGATCGCCGCCGGCCTACCACCGGCCGACCGTCGGCCAATTTTTCCGGCTGGCCGTTTCCGGCCGCCGCCCCCGTCAGCCGTTTCCGGTCGGCCGCCGGCCCCCGCCGCCACTGTCGCCGTCGCCGCCGCCGCGAAGGGGAAGGGCAATTTTgtcttttcatcaaaaaattcaaaattatcctacacttaaaaatcttaccaaacataatattattttacaccatatattacaaTCCTACCACAATCATTTTCTTCATCATTTacatactaatcattagtttatcATATCCTTCCAACCAAACGTAGCCTAACAAGTTTATTAATCTTCCtttcaattttagttatttatcaCCGGAATATTGATATGAcatcaggtgtaaaatgactaaattctttttttataaaaaaaaaacaattagtGTGTTAAAATTATGAATTGACTGAAAACATGACCAAAATAGAAAATGTATATGTTGTCGGACAACTcgatattttaaatgaaaacTAAAAGTGAGACTACAATGATTCATcacacatttttttattttttttatactcTAAAATGTGGGAGAGAGATGTGATTCTtatccattaaaaaataaatctcAAAGCCCACAAACAAAACCTAAAATATAGTATTAATTAATCCAACTATATACTGTTCTATActttaacaaatatatatattcttacAAGTGTGAGTTCCAAAAATAGATCATTATTTAAtgtaatattaaattaaattattga is a window encoding:
- the LOC142527524 gene encoding protein SOB FIVE-LIKE 5-like; this encodes MDYICPFEDNQEISSSSGCESGWTLYLGHSSASPQALSNQEHDFFGAGRNRVYHEVEEDEDLSMVSDASSGPPHLNEEDSYGSTGKDNNGGCFYPYENINESALSGKNLKRQKTEENRRRIKDINKDQSSSNLLDDTASSPFFGFSTERLTHTRSRQASMENELEYSQGYSTTHFEGRAPNYHETFDFFQSPVSGNQLYQDQWFEGKRW